In the Nicotiana tabacum cultivar K326 chromosome 16, ASM71507v2, whole genome shotgun sequence genome, one interval contains:
- the LOC107763781 gene encoding magnesium dechelatase SGRL, chloroplastic codes for MQSMASHHYYSALSSSSPNRDHFPSSSNCFYIYNCQVKHSTTPAVLQISSFSDRKPPYNTLVFQAVRLLGPPARFEASKLEVLLKGEEVDTYSTIVPRTYTLSHCDFTANLTLTISNNIQYDQLKGWYNKDDVVAEWTEVKGNLFLDIHCYVSGPNPLQELAAEFRYHIFSKELPLVLEAVLYGDSDFFKEHEELMNAIVRVYFHSSSKKYNRVECWGPLKDAAKGRQGDHINSLLSTSKGDFHPPKILSAKSIFQALFTFLL; via the exons ATGCAATCCATGGCCAGTCACCATTACTATTCTGCACTTTCTTCATCCTCTCCAAACAGAGACCATTTCCCTTCTTCATCAAATTGTTTTTACATTTATAATTGTCAAGTAAAGCATTCAACAACTCCTGCTGTCCTGCAGATTTCTTCTTTTAGTGACAGGAAACCCCCTTACAATACCCTTGTCTTCCAG GCTGTTAGGCTCTTGGGTCCTCCAGCAAGATTTGAAGCATCAAAGTTGGAAGTCTTGTTAAAAGGAGAAGAAGTTGATACATACTCCACTATTGTGCCACGGACATATACCCTCTCCCATTGTGATTTTACTGCTAATCTCACATTAACCATCTCAAATAATATCCAATACGATCAG TTGAAAGGGTGGTATAATAAGGATGATGTGGTTGCTGAATGGACAGAAGTGAAAGGCAATTTGTTTCTTGACATCCACTGTTATGTCAGTGGACCAAATCCCTTACAAGAGCTGGCTGCCGAGTTCAGATACCATATATTCTCCAAGGAACTGCCACTG GTACTTGAGGCTGTGCTCTATGGGGATTCAGATTTCTTCAAGGAGCATGAAGAACTAATGAATGCTATTGTTCGAGTCTATTTCCATTCTAGCTCGAAGAAGTACAATCGTGTAGAATGCTGGGGTCCTCTAAAAGATGCTGCTAAG GGAAGACAAGGGGATCATATCAACAGTTTGTTATCGACAAGCAAGGGAGATTTTCACCCGCCAAAAATCCTAAGTGCAAAATCAATCTTTCAAGCTCTTTTCACCTTCCTTCTCTAA